From Cellulomonas fimi ATCC 484, a single genomic window includes:
- a CDS encoding DUF3152 domain-containing protein yields MGGLLVGAGTAVVTLPAGAATEAVRDVLGRSAQVARLAAVRSTTAPDASAADDRAADGDETASRGSLRAPVEEPVVAHETLLSADPPVLALPPGLTMVDVESGLLAADVPERARQTFTVVPGSDPGPGTGRVRTIRVEVEDGLPVDGARFAATVMATLNDPRGWGADGSVSFARTDGDAELRVLLASPETVDDLCYPLETEGQVSCGRSGNAVLNFRRWVLATDEYAADKAAYRQYLVNHEVGHLLGHGHETCPAPGALAPLMQQQSYRAAPCVPNPWPFPAP; encoded by the coding sequence GTGGGCGGCCTGCTCGTCGGAGCGGGGACGGCGGTCGTGACGCTGCCGGCGGGTGCCGCCACGGAGGCGGTCCGCGACGTCCTGGGACGGTCCGCGCAGGTCGCGCGCCTCGCGGCGGTGCGCAGCACGACGGCACCGGACGCGTCGGCCGCCGACGACCGCGCCGCCGACGGCGACGAGACCGCGAGCCGCGGCAGCCTGCGTGCGCCGGTCGAGGAGCCGGTCGTCGCGCACGAGACGCTGCTCTCCGCCGACCCCCCGGTGCTCGCGCTGCCACCCGGCCTGACGATGGTCGACGTCGAGTCGGGGCTGCTCGCCGCCGACGTCCCGGAGCGCGCCCGGCAGACGTTCACCGTCGTCCCGGGATCCGACCCGGGTCCCGGGACCGGCCGGGTGCGCACGATCCGCGTCGAGGTCGAGGACGGGCTCCCCGTCGACGGGGCGAGGTTCGCCGCGACCGTCATGGCGACCCTCAACGACCCGCGCGGCTGGGGCGCTGACGGCTCGGTGTCCTTCGCGCGCACCGACGGCGACGCCGAGCTCCGTGTGCTGCTCGCGTCGCCGGAGACCGTCGACGACCTCTGCTACCCGCTGGAGACCGAGGGGCAGGTGTCCTGCGGCCGCAGCGGCAACGCCGTCCTCAACTTCCGCCGATGGGTGCTCGCGACCGACGAGTACGCCGCGGACAAGGCCGCCTACCGCCAGTACCTCGTGAACCACGAGGTGGGGCACCTGCTGGGCCACGGCCACGAGACGTGCCCCGCGCCCGGGGCGCTCGCGCCGCTCATGCAGCAGCAGTCGTACCGCGCGGCGCCGTGCGTCCCCAACCCCTGGCCGTTCCCCGCGCCGTAG
- a CDS encoding DUF3107 domain-containing protein, with translation MEITIGVQNLPREIVLETDRTADEVAATVAAALDGGAVLELTDTRGRRVIVPTATLGYVEIGSETKARVGFGSI, from the coding sequence GTGGAGATCACGATCGGCGTGCAGAACCTGCCGCGGGAGATCGTCCTGGAGACCGACCGCACGGCCGACGAGGTCGCCGCGACGGTGGCGGCCGCGCTCGACGGCGGTGCCGTGCTCGAGCTGACCGACACGCGTGGCCGCCGGGTCATCGTGCCGACGGCGACGCTCGGCTACGTGGAGATCGGCTCCGAGACGAAGGCGCGCGTCGGCTTCGGCAGCATCTGA
- a CDS encoding MarC family protein, translating to MSDVLDVHLFASVFITLFVIMDPPGTVPIFLGLTSAMSRAQRNRAARQAVAVAFGVIVAFALFGQSLLSYMHVSLPALQASGGLLLLLVALELLTGKMEEPQPSGNTNVNVALVPLGTPLLAGPGAIVATMVFVTQTDGSAADWVAIALGVLAVHVCLWLAMRFANVIHRVLGESGTILVTRIAGLLLAAIAVQLVADAVEAFVAAA from the coding sequence GTGTCGGACGTCCTCGACGTGCACCTGTTCGCGTCGGTGTTCATCACGCTGTTCGTCATCATGGACCCCCCGGGGACGGTGCCGATCTTCCTCGGGCTGACGAGCGCCATGTCCCGCGCGCAGCGCAACCGGGCCGCCCGGCAGGCGGTCGCCGTCGCGTTCGGCGTCATCGTCGCGTTCGCGCTGTTCGGCCAGTCGCTGCTGTCGTACATGCACGTGTCGCTGCCCGCGCTGCAGGCGTCCGGCGGCCTGCTGCTGCTGCTCGTCGCGCTCGAGCTGCTGACGGGCAAGATGGAGGAGCCGCAGCCGTCCGGGAACACCAACGTCAACGTCGCGCTCGTCCCGCTCGGCACCCCGCTGCTCGCCGGACCCGGCGCGATCGTGGCGACGATGGTCTTCGTCACCCAGACCGACGGCTCGGCGGCCGACTGGGTCGCGATCGCGCTCGGCGTGCTGGCCGTGCACGTGTGCCTGTGGCTCGCGATGCGGTTCGCCAACGTCATCCACCGGGTCCTCGGCGAGTCCGGCACCATCCTCGTCACGCGCATCGCGGGTCTGCTGCTCGCCGCCATCGCCGTGCAGCTCGTCGCCGACGCGGTCGAGGCGTTCGTCGCGGCGGCCTGA
- a CDS encoding ferritin-like fold-containing protein, with protein sequence MTTHARPAGPDDATGAPAGPAAAVTDGPDRVRHADTVELLGLVAQLEQVAFARLAADAAVAPSTDQRLQLTRFAAAAVARRDTVLARLTELGADPVAAIGQFDHVLDDFDARTQPSTWWERLLKAYVGYGVADDFCRLAAEGLDEESRRVVLAVLDDAAHAELAVAELDAAGSDDGVLSARLALWGRRLVGEALGVVQRLLVQRPGLVRLVEQREEPVAPAEQQAEGRPSPANPPTKLFGELTAQHTRRMSRLGLTA encoded by the coding sequence ATGACCACGCACGCACGCCCGGCCGGTCCCGACGACGCGACCGGGGCGCCGGCCGGGCCGGCGGCCGCCGTGACGGACGGTCCCGACCGGGTGCGGCACGCGGACACCGTGGAGCTCCTGGGGCTCGTCGCGCAGCTCGAGCAGGTCGCGTTCGCGCGGCTCGCCGCCGACGCCGCCGTCGCCCCGTCCACCGACCAGCGCCTGCAGCTCACGCGGTTCGCCGCGGCGGCGGTCGCACGGCGCGACACCGTGCTGGCCCGCCTCACCGAGCTCGGTGCGGACCCCGTCGCGGCGATCGGCCAGTTCGACCACGTGCTCGACGACTTCGACGCGCGCACGCAGCCCAGCACGTGGTGGGAGCGGCTGCTCAAGGCGTACGTCGGCTACGGCGTCGCGGACGACTTCTGCCGCCTCGCCGCGGAGGGTCTCGACGAGGAGTCCCGACGCGTGGTGCTGGCGGTGCTCGACGACGCCGCGCACGCGGAGCTCGCGGTCGCCGAGCTCGACGCGGCCGGCTCGGACGACGGCGTGCTGTCCGCGCGGCTCGCGCTGTGGGGGCGGCGGCTCGTCGGCGAGGCGCTCGGCGTCGTGCAGCGGCTGCTCGTGCAGCGGCCCGGCCTCGTGCGGCTCGTCGAGCAGCGCGAGGAGCCCGTCGCGCCCGCCGAGCAGCAGGCCGAGGGGCGCCCGTCGCCGGCGAACCCGCCGACGAAGCTGTTCGGCGAGCTCACGGCGCAGCACACGCGTCGCATGTCCCGGCTGGGCCTGACGGCCTGA
- a CDS encoding TetR/AcrR family transcriptional regulator, with protein sequence MTDGTDGSRARPRGPRMARDARRAQVLRIAQGLFSSEGFHHVSMDDIADRAEVSKPVLYRHFPSKLDLYLAVVDQCGADLLAAVEDAVAPLEAGPVHRGAGRDVIAAIVRAYIDFVDVAGESSTLLFESDVTHDADVRARVEHASSEAARRIAAVLSRVTALADDAAATLAVSLIAMAQGAATHRLRTTPVADAARTAELVTQLAWGGVAGLVRPDFVYEDA encoded by the coding sequence ATGACGGACGGGACGGACGGCTCGCGTGCCCGGCCGCGCGGCCCCCGCATGGCCCGGGACGCACGGCGCGCGCAGGTGCTGCGCATCGCGCAGGGCCTGTTCTCGTCCGAGGGCTTCCACCACGTCTCGATGGACGACATCGCGGACCGCGCCGAGGTCAGCAAGCCCGTCCTCTACCGGCACTTCCCGTCGAAGCTCGACCTGTACCTCGCGGTCGTCGACCAGTGCGGCGCGGACCTGCTCGCCGCCGTCGAGGACGCGGTAGCCCCCCTCGAGGCGGGCCCGGTGCACCGCGGCGCGGGGCGCGACGTGATCGCCGCGATCGTGCGCGCGTACATCGACTTCGTCGACGTGGCGGGCGAGTCCTCGACGCTCCTGTTCGAGTCGGACGTCACGCACGACGCCGACGTGCGGGCGCGGGTGGAGCACGCGTCGTCCGAGGCGGCGCGCCGGATCGCCGCGGTGCTGTCCCGGGTGACCGCGCTCGCGGACGACGCGGCGGCCACGCTCGCCGTCTCGCTCATCGCGATGGCCCAGGGCGCAGCGACGCACCGGCTGCGCACGACGCCGGTCGCGGACGCGGCGCGCACGGCCGAGCTCGTGACGCAGCTCGCGTGGGGCGGGGTCGCGGGCCTCGTCCGCCCCGACTTCGTGTACGAGGACGCCTAG
- a CDS encoding general stress protein, with the protein MSFTGPRVPRTPTPPQGETVASYATYLEAQRAVDHLADKAFAVQLVTIVGTDLRMVERVTGRLSYPRVALGGFMSGAWFGLFVGLLLSLFAPPGSSSPFVPAILIGGAFGLLFSVITYSFSRGRRDFTSSSQIVASSYAVLCQTEQAHKARELLREIGGVQSGWPARPTVTPPTPGPAPAPGADGGPAQPPARPDVPQPPAPPAGDAGGR; encoded by the coding sequence ATGTCGTTCACGGGCCCGCGCGTCCCCCGCACCCCCACGCCGCCGCAGGGCGAGACGGTCGCGTCGTACGCGACGTACCTGGAGGCGCAGCGGGCGGTGGACCACCTGGCCGACAAGGCGTTCGCGGTGCAGCTCGTGACGATCGTCGGCACCGACCTGCGGATGGTCGAGCGCGTCACCGGCCGGCTGTCCTACCCGCGCGTCGCGCTCGGCGGCTTCATGTCCGGCGCGTGGTTCGGCCTCTTCGTCGGCCTGCTGCTCAGCCTGTTCGCCCCGCCGGGGTCGAGCAGCCCGTTCGTGCCCGCGATCCTCATCGGCGGGGCGTTCGGCCTGCTCTTCTCGGTCATCACGTACTCGTTCTCGCGCGGGCGGCGGGACTTCACGTCGTCGAGCCAGATCGTCGCCTCGTCCTACGCGGTGCTCTGCCAGACCGAGCAGGCGCACAAGGCGCGCGAGCTCCTGCGCGAGATCGGCGGCGTGCAGTCGGGGTGGCCCGCGCGGCCCACGGTCACGCCGCCCACGCCCGGTCCGGCGCCCGCGCCGGGAGCCGACGGCGGTCCCGCCCAGCCGCCGGCGCGCCCCGACGTGCCGCAGCCGCCGGCACCCCCCGCGGGGGACGCCGGCGGCCGCTGA
- a CDS encoding aminopeptidase P family protein gives MTTEPLPETSTDHDEQPLADRGSNRSQRPGSAEFLRFVTSGWGERPASSAARGPAADHTAARRAAVSAQFPGDRLVIPAGTFKVRSNDTDYRFRPHSAFAHLTGLGVEQEPDAVLVLHPVEDGAGDDGGGHQAVLYLRPLAGRDTAEFFSDSRYGEFWVGARPTLEDVQTETGIRTAHLDDLRDALAKDAGPDGVRLLVVPDVDEAVEAVVEEIRATEEAGTRDERLAEALSELRLVKDAYEVEQMRLAVDTTIEGFEKIVRALPAAQEHRRGERVIEGTFVGHARQEGNAVGYETIAAAGEHATTLHWIDNDGPVRAGDLVLVDAGVEVDSLYTADVTRTLPVDGTFTEVQRRVYQAVLDAADAAFAVARPGTRFRDVHDAAMRVIAARLEEWGLLPVTAEESLEPDNQHHRRWMVHGTSHHLGLDVHDCAQARAELYLDAELQPGMVFTIEPGLYFKSDDLLVPQEYRGIGVRIEDDVLVTADGHENLSAALPRDPDAVEAWMARLLGR, from the coding sequence ATGACCACGGAGCCCCTGCCCGAGACCTCGACCGACCACGACGAGCAGCCGCTCGCGGACCGCGGGAGCAACCGCTCGCAGCGGCCGGGGTCGGCGGAGTTCCTGCGGTTCGTGACGTCGGGCTGGGGCGAGCGGCCCGCGTCGAGCGCCGCGCGCGGCCCCGCCGCCGACCACACGGCCGCCCGCCGCGCGGCCGTCTCGGCGCAGTTCCCGGGCGACCGCCTCGTGATCCCGGCCGGGACGTTCAAGGTGCGGTCGAACGACACCGACTACCGGTTCCGCCCCCACTCCGCGTTCGCGCACCTCACGGGTCTCGGCGTCGAGCAGGAGCCCGACGCGGTGCTCGTCCTGCACCCGGTCGAGGACGGCGCGGGCGACGACGGCGGCGGCCACCAGGCCGTGCTGTACCTGCGCCCGCTGGCGGGCCGCGACACGGCCGAGTTCTTCTCCGACTCCCGCTACGGCGAGTTCTGGGTGGGTGCGCGCCCGACGCTCGAGGACGTGCAGACCGAGACGGGCATCCGCACCGCGCACCTGGACGACCTGCGCGACGCGCTCGCGAAGGACGCGGGGCCGGACGGCGTGCGGCTGCTCGTCGTGCCGGACGTGGACGAGGCCGTGGAGGCCGTCGTCGAGGAGATCCGGGCGACCGAGGAGGCGGGGACGCGCGACGAGCGGCTCGCGGAGGCGCTCTCGGAGCTGCGCCTGGTCAAGGACGCGTACGAGGTCGAGCAGATGCGCCTCGCGGTCGACACCACGATCGAGGGCTTCGAGAAGATCGTGCGCGCGCTGCCCGCCGCGCAGGAGCACCGGCGCGGCGAGCGCGTGATCGAGGGCACGTTCGTCGGGCACGCCCGCCAGGAGGGCAACGCCGTCGGGTACGAGACGATCGCGGCCGCGGGCGAGCACGCGACGACGCTGCACTGGATCGACAACGACGGCCCCGTGCGCGCGGGCGACCTCGTGCTCGTCGACGCGGGCGTCGAGGTCGACTCGCTGTACACCGCGGACGTCACGCGCACCCTGCCCGTCGACGGCACCTTCACCGAGGTGCAGCGCCGCGTGTACCAGGCGGTGCTCGACGCCGCGGACGCCGCGTTCGCGGTCGCACGGCCGGGCACGAGGTTCCGTGACGTGCACGACGCCGCGATGCGCGTCATCGCCGCGCGCCTCGAGGAGTGGGGCCTGCTCCCGGTCACCGCCGAGGAGTCGCTCGAGCCCGACAACCAGCACCACCGGCGCTGGATGGTGCACGGCACGAGCCACCACCTCGGGCTCGACGTGCACGACTGCGCGCAGGCGCGGGCCGAGCTCTACCTGGACGCCGAGCTGCAGCCGGGCATGGTGTTCACGATCGAGCCCGGCCTGTACTTCAAGTCGGACGACCTGCTGGTGCCGCAGGAGTACCGGGGCATCGGCGTGCGCATCGAGGACGACGTGCTCGTCACCGCGGACGGCCACGAGAACCTCTCCGCGGCGCTCCCCCGCGACCCCGACGCCGTCGAGGCGTGGATGGCAAGGCTGCTCGGGCGCTGA
- a CDS encoding DEAD/DEAH box helicase yields the protein MTTTDHSTVTPDDATTGTAETAASALAAPLTRPLRSTASSVQAVDASFADFDVRPEIVQALADAGISHPFPIQAMTLPVALSRHDIIGQAKTGTGKTLGFGVPLLNAVVAPGEDGYDALPAPGKPQALVVVPTRELAVQVAGDLATASARRSVRVVQVYGGRAYEPQIDALNKGVDVVVGTPGRMIDLLKQRHLDLTRVRTVVLDEADEMLDLGFLPDVETLLAATPASRHTMLFSATMPGAVVAMARRYMTQPTHIRAADPDDDGSQTVKNIKQVVYRAHALDKVELLARMLQANGRGLTIVFARTKRTAAKVADELVERGFAAGALHGDLGQGAREQALRAFRHGKVDVLVATDVAARGIDVEDVTHVVNYQCPEDEKTYLHRTGRTGRAGNKGTAVTFVDWDDMPRWSLIDKALGLGIPEPVETYSSSPHVYTDLDIPEGVKGRLPKAQQTRAGLAAEAIEDLGETGKRGGGPRAGGAGRGERRDGERRDGERRDGERRDGEGRGGEGRDGGRGRRRGGRGGSGAPSTSDAPAGDAAPSAEGAPSDAPRAEGAEGAPAGEGRRRSRNRRRTRGGRPAEGGAAAPAEA from the coding sequence GTGACCACGACCGACCACAGCACCGTCACCCCCGACGACGCGACCACCGGGACCGCGGAGACCGCCGCCAGCGCGCTCGCCGCCCCCCTGACCCGTCCGCTGCGCAGCACCGCCTCGTCGGTGCAGGCCGTGGACGCCTCCTTCGCGGACTTCGACGTCCGCCCCGAGATCGTCCAGGCGCTCGCCGACGCGGGCATCTCGCACCCGTTCCCCATCCAGGCGATGACCCTGCCGGTCGCGCTGTCGCGGCACGACATCATCGGCCAGGCCAAGACGGGAACCGGCAAGACGCTCGGCTTCGGCGTCCCGCTGCTCAACGCGGTCGTGGCCCCGGGCGAGGACGGCTACGACGCGCTGCCCGCGCCGGGCAAGCCGCAGGCGCTCGTCGTGGTGCCGACCCGTGAGCTGGCCGTCCAGGTGGCGGGCGACCTCGCGACGGCGTCGGCTCGGCGCTCGGTCCGCGTCGTGCAGGTGTACGGCGGGCGGGCGTACGAGCCGCAGATCGACGCGCTCAACAAGGGCGTCGATGTGGTCGTCGGCACGCCGGGCCGCATGATCGACCTGCTCAAGCAGCGCCACCTCGACCTCACCCGCGTGCGGACCGTCGTGCTCGACGAGGCCGACGAGATGCTCGACCTGGGCTTCCTGCCCGACGTCGAGACGCTGCTCGCCGCGACCCCCGCGTCGCGTCACACGATGCTGTTCTCGGCCACGATGCCGGGCGCGGTCGTCGCCATGGCGCGCCGCTACATGACGCAGCCCACGCACATCCGCGCGGCCGACCCGGACGACGACGGCAGCCAGACCGTCAAGAACATCAAGCAGGTCGTCTACCGCGCGCACGCGCTGGACAAGGTCGAGCTGCTGGCCCGCATGCTGCAGGCGAACGGCCGCGGCCTGACGATCGTGTTCGCGCGCACCAAGCGCACGGCCGCGAAGGTCGCCGACGAGCTCGTTGAGCGCGGGTTCGCCGCGGGCGCCCTGCACGGCGACCTCGGCCAGGGGGCGCGCGAGCAGGCGCTGCGCGCGTTCCGGCACGGCAAGGTCGACGTGCTCGTCGCGACCGACGTCGCGGCGCGCGGCATCGACGTCGAGGACGTCACGCACGTCGTCAACTACCAGTGCCCCGAGGACGAGAAGACGTACCTGCACCGCACGGGCCGCACCGGCCGCGCGGGCAACAAGGGCACGGCCGTGACGTTCGTCGACTGGGACGACATGCCGCGCTGGTCGCTCATCGACAAGGCGCTCGGACTCGGCATCCCCGAGCCGGTCGAGACGTACTCGAGCTCGCCGCACGTGTACACCGACCTCGACATCCCCGAGGGCGTCAAGGGTCGGCTGCCCAAGGCGCAGCAGACGCGTGCCGGCCTCGCCGCGGAGGCGATCGAGGACCTCGGCGAGACGGGCAAGCGCGGCGGCGGTCCCCGTGCCGGCGGTGCCGGTCGCGGCGAGCGTCGGGACGGCGAGCGTCGGGACGGCGAGCGTCGGGACGGCGAGCGTCGGGACGGCGAGGGACGCGGTGGCGAGGGACGCGACGGCGGTCGCGGTCGCCGCCGCGGCGGCCGCGGCGGTTCGGGCGCTCCGAGCACCTCGGACGCCCCGGCCGGCGACGCCGCGCCGAGCGCCGAGGGCGCCCCGTCCGACGCGCCGCGCGCCGAGGGCGCCGAGGGTGCGCCCGCGGGCGAGGGCCGTCGCCGGTCCCGCAACCGCCGGCGCACGCGCGGCGGCCGTCCCGCCGAGGGTGGCGCCGCCGCCCCTGCGGAGGCCTGA
- a CDS encoding PHP domain-containing protein, with protein sequence MRIDLHTHSTASDGTDAPAGVVAAAAAAGLDVVALTDHDTTAGWDEAADAAAAHGLRLVRGTEVSARSSGISIHLLSYLQDPTHPALVTELERTRRARLHRAEAIVELLAADVPITWQDVLDQAADAVVVGRPHIADALVERGVVPDRDAAFAHLLRADGPYHVPHYAPAAAAAVRAIRAAGGVPVFAHPGADARGRVVPDAVFDELAAAGLAGVEVDHRDHSPAQRERLAAIAGRLGLLVTGSSDYHGSGKANRLGENLTGPHVLAAIEEQGRVPVLGG encoded by the coding sequence ATGCGCATCGACCTGCACACCCACTCGACCGCGTCGGACGGCACGGACGCGCCGGCCGGTGTCGTCGCCGCCGCCGCTGCCGCCGGCCTGGACGTCGTCGCGCTCACCGACCACGACACGACCGCCGGGTGGGACGAGGCGGCCGACGCCGCCGCGGCGCACGGGCTCCGGCTCGTGCGGGGGACCGAGGTCTCCGCGCGCTCGTCCGGCATCAGCATCCACCTGCTGTCCTACCTGCAGGACCCGACGCACCCCGCGCTCGTCACGGAGCTCGAGCGGACCCGGCGCGCCCGGCTGCACCGGGCGGAGGCCATCGTGGAGCTGCTGGCCGCCGACGTGCCGATCACCTGGCAGGACGTCCTGGACCAGGCGGCGGACGCGGTCGTCGTGGGCCGCCCCCACATCGCGGACGCGCTCGTGGAGCGCGGCGTCGTGCCGGACCGGGACGCGGCGTTCGCGCACCTGCTGCGCGCCGACGGGCCGTACCACGTGCCGCACTACGCGCCCGCGGCGGCCGCGGCCGTCCGGGCGATCCGTGCCGCGGGCGGCGTCCCGGTGTTCGCGCACCCGGGCGCCGACGCGCGGGGCCGGGTCGTGCCCGACGCCGTGTTCGACGAGCTCGCCGCCGCCGGCCTCGCCGGGGTCGAGGTCGACCACCGGGACCACTCGCCGGCCCAGCGCGAGCGTCTGGCCGCGATCGCCGGGCGGCTCGGGCTGCTGGTCACGGGGTCGAGCGACTACCACGGGTCCGGGAAGGCCAACCGGCTGGGGGAGAATCTCACCGGGCCGCACGTCCTGGCGGCCATCGAGGAGCAGGGCCGCGTGCCGGTGCTCGGAGGGTAA